A window of the Candidatus Paraluminiphilus aquimaris genome harbors these coding sequences:
- a CDS encoding peptidylprolyl isomerase: MAMTRVLMKTLLGEMTLELDAEKAPATVANFIAYAEAGHYDGTIFHRVINNFMVQGGGFDTEMRQKAGNDPITNEANNGLKNDRGTIAMARTMDPHSATAQFFINVSDNDFLNFSGENMQGWGYAVFGRVVEGEDVLDKIRVVPTGSKAGHQDVPNDPILIESVTVLAD, encoded by the coding sequence ATGGCGATGACACGCGTACTCATGAAAACACTCCTCGGCGAAATGACCCTCGAGCTCGATGCAGAAAAGGCGCCTGCTACCGTCGCCAACTTTATTGCTTATGCCGAGGCCGGTCATTACGACGGCACAATCTTTCATCGCGTGATCAATAACTTCATGGTTCAAGGTGGCGGCTTTGATACCGAGATGCGCCAAAAAGCCGGTAATGACCCCATCACAAACGAAGCCAATAATGGCCTCAAAAATGATCGCGGAACAATTGCTATGGCACGGACGATGGATCCCCATTCAGCGACTGCGCAGTTCTTCATTAATGTTTCGGACAATGACTTCCTAAACTTCTCCGGTGAGAACATGCAGGGCTGGGGATATGCTGTCTTTGGCCGTGTCGTAGAGGGCGAGGATGTCTTGGACAAGATTCGCGTTGTACCAACAGGCAGCAAAGCAGGTCATCAGGACGTTCCAAACGACCCAATTCTCATCGAGTCTGTAACGGTGCTTGCAGACTAA
- a CDS encoding Lrp/AsnC family transcriptional regulator: MSEKWSKQDVAIMSSLQQDSSVSTAALAERLNSSQSPIWRRINRLEEEGVVQGRVALLDRKALGMEIVVFATVNLTQTGRQNLLTFEREVERHPEVVECYTMAGIWDYVLKIICRDVRHYEDFVRNTLLSGDLVREMHSHIAVTEIKNTTELPISTQLV; the protein is encoded by the coding sequence ATGTCTGAGAAGTGGAGTAAGCAGGACGTCGCAATTATGTCGTCTCTGCAGCAAGATTCGAGCGTGTCTACGGCAGCACTTGCCGAGCGCTTAAATAGCTCACAGTCACCGATTTGGCGGCGTATTAACCGGCTAGAGGAGGAAGGCGTGGTTCAAGGGCGTGTGGCCCTTTTGGACAGGAAGGCTCTGGGCATGGAGATCGTTGTTTTTGCCACGGTGAATTTAACTCAGACCGGCAGGCAAAACTTGTTGACGTTCGAGCGCGAGGTTGAGCGACACCCAGAAGTTGTTGAATGCTACACGATGGCGGGCATATGGGACTACGTACTAAAGATTATCTGCCGTGACGTTCGACACTACGAGGACTTCGTAAGGAACACGCTGTTAAGCGGTGACTTAGTTCGCGAGATGCACTCCCACATTGCAGTGACAGAGATCAAAAACACGACGGAGCTCCCCATCTCAACCCAGCTGGTGTGA
- a CDS encoding alpha/beta fold hydrolase, whose product MESDVVFKIVTANGVRLRLAMQGSGPLVILCHGWPESWYSWRHQIPVIAEAGYTVVAYDVRGYGESEKPHEIEAYTLKELAADVIGIADALGFERFITIGHDWGGPIALTTALLYPERVYATGSLSVPHLTRPPLPTLDLWRAIYKDRFFYQLYFLNEGTAEAEFEADLARSLFLVYTAIDARGMKHQQQNKQGGFMGLKAADAKLLDDMTHFETFPDWFSQTDLDYLVSQFQLSGKRGPYNRYRAQNLDWEELAHLSDAKISQPAFFITGELDPVSHFVPLSTSFLEHVKKNYENLLIAKELPNVGHWTAEEAPRDVNKILLEFLARVHGCD is encoded by the coding sequence TTGGAATCTGACGTAGTCTTCAAGATTGTCACGGCAAACGGTGTTCGACTCCGTCTCGCCATGCAAGGTAGCGGGCCACTCGTCATACTCTGCCATGGTTGGCCGGAAAGCTGGTACAGCTGGCGCCACCAAATCCCCGTCATTGCCGAAGCGGGATACACGGTGGTCGCCTATGACGTGCGTGGTTACGGTGAGTCAGAGAAGCCGCATGAAATCGAAGCCTATACCCTGAAAGAACTGGCCGCCGATGTAATAGGCATCGCTGACGCGCTTGGTTTTGAGCGCTTCATCACCATAGGCCACGACTGGGGCGGTCCAATCGCCCTTACGACAGCCCTACTCTACCCTGAGCGGGTTTATGCTACTGGCTCGTTGTCTGTACCTCACTTAACTCGCCCACCGCTACCGACTCTCGATTTATGGCGCGCAATTTATAAAGACCGATTTTTCTATCAGCTGTACTTTCTCAATGAGGGTACCGCAGAGGCCGAATTCGAGGCTGATCTTGCGAGATCGTTGTTTCTCGTATACACCGCAATCGATGCTCGCGGCATGAAACATCAACAGCAAAATAAACAAGGTGGCTTCATGGGTCTGAAAGCGGCCGACGCCAAGCTGCTCGACGATATGACGCACTTCGAAACCTTCCCCGATTGGTTCTCACAGACGGATCTAGATTATCTCGTCAGCCAATTTCAACTCAGTGGAAAGCGGGGGCCCTATAACCGTTATAGGGCGCAAAACTTGGATTGGGAGGAGCTCGCCCACTTAAGCGACGCAAAGATTTCACAACCCGCGTTTTTCATTACGGGGGAATTGGACCCGGTGAGCCACTTTGTTCCCCTGAGCACGAGCTTTTTAGAGCATGTGAAAAAGAACTACGAAAACCTACTCATTGCCAAAGAGCTGCCGAATGTTGGCCACTGGACCGCGGAAGAAGCGCCTAGAGACGTCAATAAAATATTGTTGGAGTTCTTAGCGCGCGTACACGGCTGCGACTAA
- the folD gene encoding bifunctional methylenetetrahydrofolate dehydrogenase/methenyltetrahydrofolate cyclohydrolase FolD produces MPATLLDGKHVAQLTETDLAERVAALKAKTGDRTPVLATILVGDDPASATYVKMKANACRRIGMESMAIELPASTKTNDLLREIEQLNANPDVHGILLQHPVPSHIDERAAFDMIALEKDVDGVTCLGFGRMSMGEPAYGCATPQGIMRLLEHYEIKLSGKHAVVVGRSPILGKPMAMMMLQANATVTICHSRTENLEAHIRQADVIVGAVGRPEFIQAEWIKDGAVVVDAGYHPGGVGDIEMGPLVDRVAAYTPVPGGVGPMTINTLIMQTVESGEKAFA; encoded by the coding sequence ATGCCAGCCACGCTTTTGGATGGAAAACACGTAGCACAATTGACCGAAACCGACTTGGCAGAACGCGTCGCCGCGCTCAAGGCTAAAACGGGAGACCGAACGCCAGTTCTCGCGACCATTTTGGTCGGTGATGATCCTGCATCTGCCACGTACGTGAAGATGAAGGCCAACGCCTGCCGACGTATCGGCATGGAGTCAATGGCGATAGAACTCCCCGCTTCAACTAAGACCAACGATTTGCTGAGAGAAATAGAGCAACTCAATGCGAACCCCGATGTACATGGCATCCTACTCCAGCACCCTGTTCCCTCTCACATCGATGAGAGAGCAGCGTTTGACATGATTGCGCTTGAGAAGGACGTGGATGGTGTTACGTGCCTGGGGTTTGGGCGTATGAGTATGGGGGAACCCGCCTATGGATGTGCCACGCCACAGGGCATTATGCGACTTCTTGAGCATTATGAAATCAAGCTTTCCGGCAAGCACGCAGTTGTCGTAGGAAGAAGTCCTATTCTCGGGAAGCCCATGGCCATGATGATGCTCCAGGCTAATGCGACAGTGACGATCTGCCACTCCAGAACGGAAAACCTAGAGGCTCATATCCGACAAGCCGACGTGATCGTGGGCGCGGTAGGTCGTCCTGAGTTCATTCAGGCTGAATGGATTAAAGATGGCGCTGTTGTGGTCGATGCCGGCTACCACCCAGGCGGCGTTGGGGATATTGAAATGGGGCCTCTCGTAGACCGCGTTGCGGCCTATACACCAGTGCCGGGTGGCGTGGGTCCTATGACGATCAATACGCTGATTATGCAAACAGTCGAGTCGGGCGAGAAGGCGTTTGCCTAG
- a CDS encoding Glu/Leu/Phe/Val dehydrogenase dimerization domain-containing protein: MNTFTHPEFSDHERVVFVNDKPSGLRAIIAVHNTTRGSAMGGCRMWPYDSADAALTDVLRLSRGMTYKNALAGISSGGGKSVIIGNPKTDKTPRLFQAMGEAIASLGGRYIAAEDSGTTPADMAVMAESTQFVAGLDSDTNSGDPSPSTALGVFLSIREAVRFRFNESALTGLRVNIQGLGKVGYELARLLIDEGVAVTASDINDDNCIRANETLGVKIASNSELMNGACEVFAPCALGGVINQWSIPTLNTAIVAGAANNQLLTSDDHQAADRAGILYCPDYLINAGGVIDVYHRRQGASQAIIDRGIADIPDRLRSVLEEAKSRGMSAEAIAQERAEQLISAALLTPKVTEAA, translated from the coding sequence ATGAATACCTTTACTCACCCCGAGTTCTCCGATCATGAGCGTGTTGTATTCGTTAACGATAAACCATCGGGGCTGCGAGCCATCATTGCGGTACACAACACCACTAGAGGGAGTGCCATGGGAGGATGCAGGATGTGGCCTTACGACAGCGCCGATGCGGCCCTTACCGATGTTCTCCGTTTGTCGCGAGGTATGACCTATAAAAATGCACTTGCAGGTATTAGTAGTGGCGGCGGAAAATCCGTCATCATCGGCAACCCAAAGACCGACAAGACACCGCGCCTCTTTCAGGCAATGGGTGAAGCCATCGCGTCACTCGGAGGCAGGTATATCGCAGCAGAAGACAGCGGTACCACACCTGCAGATATGGCTGTCATGGCTGAGTCAACACAGTTTGTTGCGGGCCTCGACTCAGATACCAATAGCGGTGACCCCTCTCCAAGCACCGCACTCGGTGTTTTTTTGAGTATTCGTGAGGCAGTCCGCTTTCGATTTAATGAGTCCGCACTTACCGGGCTTAGGGTGAACATTCAGGGCTTAGGAAAAGTTGGATATGAACTGGCGCGACTGCTCATTGATGAGGGGGTAGCAGTGACCGCTAGCGATATTAATGACGACAACTGTATCCGAGCAAACGAAACACTTGGCGTAAAGATTGCAAGCAATAGTGAGCTTATGAATGGGGCCTGTGAGGTATTCGCGCCCTGCGCGTTGGGCGGCGTGATAAACCAGTGGTCTATTCCAACGCTCAACACCGCAATCGTTGCCGGTGCGGCTAACAACCAATTACTCACCAGTGACGATCACCAGGCAGCAGATCGAGCGGGTATTCTCTATTGCCCCGACTACCTCATCAACGCTGGCGGTGTCATCGATGTTTATCATCGGCGTCAAGGCGCCTCTCAAGCTATCATTGATCGTGGGATAGCCGACATTCCGGATCGGCTGAGATCGGTGCTTGAGGAGGCAAAGTCGCGAGGCATGTCCGCTGAAGCGATTGCGCAAGAGCGTGCTGAGCAACTTATTAGCGCGGCTCTACTGACACCGAAAGTTACCGAAGCGGCTTGA
- a CDS encoding tRNA-(ms[2]io[6]A)-hydroxylase, with protein sequence MAAAVDLTPVIEFLPCRTPDAWISAAVGCLPVLMIDHANCEKKAAATAMSLMHRYTDNTALLNKMSRLAREELRHFEQVLKLMSQRGIAYESVTASRYAQGLRDKVCKKDPHKLVDTLVVGALIEARSCERFAALAPHVDSELGDFYVSLLKSESRHFMDYITLANSLEDRDVVEERLALFRSIERGLIESPDTEVRFHSGVPAM encoded by the coding sequence ATGGCCGCCGCTGTTGATCTAACCCCTGTCATTGAGTTTTTGCCCTGCAGGACGCCCGATGCCTGGATATCGGCTGCGGTAGGGTGCTTGCCTGTATTAATGATTGATCACGCGAACTGTGAGAAGAAAGCGGCGGCAACGGCAATGAGTCTGATGCACCGGTATACCGATAACACTGCATTACTCAACAAAATGTCCCGACTTGCGCGCGAAGAGCTGCGACACTTTGAACAGGTGCTGAAGCTAATGTCACAGCGCGGCATTGCTTATGAATCTGTGACTGCATCACGGTATGCGCAAGGTCTTCGCGATAAAGTGTGCAAAAAGGATCCCCATAAACTTGTCGATACCTTGGTTGTGGGCGCATTAATCGAGGCGCGGTCTTGTGAACGGTTTGCCGCCCTCGCTCCCCACGTAGATTCGGAGCTTGGGGACTTTTATGTCTCACTGCTCAAAAGTGAGTCACGCCATTTTATGGACTACATCACTCTGGCGAATTCGCTTGAAGATCGAGACGTTGTCGAGGAAAGACTCGCTCTATTTCGCAGCATTGAAAGAGGCCTCATTGAAAGTCCCGATACTGAAGTGCGATTCCACAGTGGTGTTCCCGCAATGTAG
- a CDS encoding DUF1289 domain-containing protein, producing the protein MSTAIRSILCIHAMFILDFGAMSAANPKQVQLKPIKTPCIGVCSTGIGDSVCRGCKRFSHEVIHWNGYTQDEKRFVDKRLSGFLSQACSHKCTVIDRDLLQWQLDTQLVRYNEEHDEYCWLFQLLKAGASQIRDPSKYGFRVHPGWSDLSLVALRDKIDEDFWILSTAHYDRYLATPDMFDEV; encoded by the coding sequence ATGTCGACAGCGATTCGATCAATTCTGTGCATTCATGCGATGTTTATCCTAGACTTCGGCGCTATGTCGGCAGCCAATCCCAAACAAGTTCAGCTTAAGCCCATTAAGACACCCTGCATCGGCGTGTGTTCGACCGGTATTGGCGACAGTGTATGCAGAGGCTGTAAGCGATTCAGCCACGAGGTTATACATTGGAATGGTTATACACAGGATGAGAAACGCTTTGTGGACAAGCGTCTATCAGGTTTTCTCTCTCAAGCCTGCTCGCATAAATGCACTGTTATCGATCGAGATCTATTGCAATGGCAGCTCGATACCCAACTGGTAAGATATAACGAAGAGCATGACGAGTATTGTTGGCTGTTTCAGCTGTTAAAAGCGGGGGCGAGTCAGATCAGGGACCCCAGTAAATATGGATTTCGTGTGCATCCCGGTTGGTCAGACCTATCGCTCGTCGCGCTGAGAGATAAAATCGACGAAGATTTTTGGATCTTGTCGACCGCTCACTACGACCGTTACCTTGCCACGCCTGATATGTTTGACGAGGTCTGA
- a CDS encoding glutamine--tRNA ligase/YqeY domain fusion protein — protein MDTEPRSNFLRTQIQSDLDAGVVERIVTRFPPEPNGFLHIGHAKSITVNFGLAEQYGGACNLRFDDTNPEKESQVFIDAIQADVKWLGYQWSGNVRFASNYFEQFYDWALHLIDEGKAYVCDLSAEEAREYRGSLTKPGKNSPYRDREISENRALFTAMKAGEFEDGSRVLRAKIDMASPNMNLRDPTLYRIRRVAHHQTGDDWVIYPTYDFAHGQEDAIEGISHSICTLEFEDHKPLYDWFIDNLPVPSRPRQYEFARLNVNYTVTSKRKLKLLVDSGVVSGWDDPRMPTIAGMRRRGYTPTALRHFCEEVGTSRSDGVVDVAMLESAVRNDLNATAPRAMAVLNPLALELTNLEKPELLLVPNHPGDETKGKREVALGREIWIDREDFRQEANKKFKRLVLGKRVRLRGGYVIEAERCDTDDEGQVTKVYASIVPQTLGEDPDDGVKAKGVIHWVDAATGCRAEIRSYDRLFNVEDPSRADRMDDVINPSSLVVSEAVLERALESAAPEMRFQFEREGYFVADRYDHAREKPVFNKVIGLRDTWTGND, from the coding sequence ATGGACACAGAACCACGCAGTAATTTCCTGAGGACTCAAATTCAGAGTGATTTGGATGCCGGTGTTGTCGAACGCATCGTAACCCGTTTCCCGCCAGAGCCTAATGGCTTTCTCCACATCGGACATGCAAAGTCCATCACGGTGAATTTTGGGTTGGCCGAGCAATACGGTGGTGCGTGCAACCTTCGGTTTGATGACACCAACCCGGAGAAGGAAAGTCAGGTCTTTATCGATGCGATTCAGGCTGATGTAAAGTGGCTGGGGTATCAGTGGAGCGGTAACGTTCGGTTCGCATCGAATTACTTTGAACAGTTTTACGACTGGGCGCTACACCTCATCGATGAAGGAAAGGCATACGTCTGTGATCTGAGTGCAGAGGAAGCTCGTGAGTATCGCGGTTCCCTTACAAAGCCTGGCAAAAACAGCCCTTATCGCGATCGAGAAATTAGCGAGAACAGGGCATTGTTTACGGCGATGAAGGCGGGTGAGTTTGAGGATGGCTCTCGGGTTTTGCGCGCAAAAATTGATATGGCCTCTCCCAATATGAATTTGCGAGATCCAACCCTCTACCGAATCCGGCGGGTCGCTCATCACCAAACGGGTGATGACTGGGTCATCTATCCAACTTACGACTTTGCGCACGGCCAGGAAGACGCCATTGAAGGCATTTCGCACTCTATTTGCACGCTCGAGTTCGAAGACCACAAGCCGCTATACGACTGGTTCATCGATAATCTGCCCGTCCCCTCGAGGCCGCGGCAATATGAATTTGCGCGTTTGAACGTTAACTACACGGTGACCAGTAAGCGAAAGCTAAAGCTGCTGGTCGATTCCGGTGTTGTCAGCGGGTGGGATGATCCGCGCATGCCAACCATTGCGGGGATGCGTCGACGTGGTTACACACCCACTGCGTTGCGGCACTTCTGCGAGGAAGTTGGTACGTCCCGGTCGGACGGTGTTGTTGACGTTGCCATGCTCGAGAGCGCGGTTCGTAATGACTTGAATGCCACAGCGCCTCGCGCCATGGCGGTACTGAATCCGCTAGCGCTGGAGCTCACGAATTTAGAGAAACCAGAGCTGCTGTTGGTGCCCAATCATCCCGGTGATGAAACGAAAGGCAAGCGTGAAGTCGCCCTAGGGCGCGAAATCTGGATAGACAGAGAAGACTTCAGACAAGAGGCGAATAAAAAGTTTAAACGGCTGGTACTGGGAAAGCGGGTTCGCTTACGGGGCGGCTATGTGATCGAGGCCGAGCGATGTGACACAGATGATGAGGGTCAAGTAACCAAGGTATACGCCTCGATTGTTCCGCAAACACTGGGCGAGGACCCAGATGATGGGGTTAAAGCGAAAGGTGTGATCCACTGGGTCGATGCGGCGACAGGTTGCCGGGCAGAGATCCGAAGTTACGACCGATTGTTCAACGTTGAGGACCCCTCTCGGGCCGACCGTATGGATGATGTGATCAATCCCAGTTCCTTGGTCGTCAGTGAAGCGGTCTTGGAGCGAGCGCTAGAGTCGGCGGCGCCCGAGATGCGATTCCAATTCGAGCGAGAGGGTTACTTCGTCGCCGACCGTTACGATCACGCACGAGAGAAGCCCGTTTTCAATAAAGTTATAGGTTTGCGCGATACATGGACAGGTAATGACTGA
- a CDS encoding cytochrome P450 yields the protein MNQRQNPEHYQSVSDDILVDTGAINPMHREIYQRLKGFDLGSTNAWTRGQPFDYYKRMREESPVMWTPGRKPTSGFWSVSRYDDVKHVELNPDIFSSQRGSMHMAVLPPSGKADRLMYAAHNSLINLDADIHRDLRIQQSEFFFPKYVETLKARVGAKIDELLDNMERQGPEVDFAKMFSTELPMYTLCEMLGVDEEDRPNIIKWMHYLELAPQFLTHPFRMFMAEPMFLFRFNQMLEDMFDYGERVMADRIKNPREDLLTVIANATLDGKPLSQNYLDGSWLLIIFAGNDTTRNSLSGTIRLLTEFQEQRQMVINDRSLIERMSHEALRMTSPVMHMRRTATQDTEIAGQKIAEDEKVIMWYGAANRDPAVFPNPDVFDMTRKNVEKHVAFGHGVHRCLGNRIAQMQLNMAYERILERFPNIHWTGKQKIEPIILVHAISSLKVNLYGKGAKRPTQVAVPR from the coding sequence ATGAACCAGCGGCAAAATCCCGAGCATTATCAGTCTGTCAGTGACGATATCCTTGTAGACACTGGCGCCATCAATCCGATGCACCGCGAGATATACCAGCGACTCAAAGGATTTGATCTCGGTTCGACCAACGCGTGGACCCGAGGACAGCCATTTGACTACTACAAACGAATGCGTGAAGAGTCTCCCGTTATGTGGACGCCGGGCCGAAAGCCCACCTCCGGGTTCTGGTCAGTGTCACGCTACGACGATGTAAAGCACGTTGAACTCAACCCCGATATTTTTTCGTCGCAGCGCGGAAGCATGCATATGGCGGTTCTACCACCAAGTGGGAAGGCCGATCGCTTAATGTACGCGGCGCACAACTCACTCATCAATCTAGACGCCGACATACACCGAGATCTCAGAATTCAACAGTCTGAATTCTTCTTCCCAAAATACGTTGAAACCTTAAAGGCAAGAGTCGGCGCAAAAATAGATGAGCTGCTAGACAATATGGAGCGGCAGGGTCCAGAGGTCGATTTCGCCAAAATGTTCTCGACCGAGCTGCCAATGTATACGCTCTGCGAGATGCTGGGTGTCGATGAGGAAGACCGTCCAAACATCATTAAGTGGATGCATTATTTGGAGCTTGCGCCACAATTTCTAACACACCCCTTCCGGATGTTCATGGCGGAACCTATGTTTCTTTTCCGCTTCAATCAAATGCTGGAAGATATGTTCGACTACGGCGAGCGTGTCATGGCAGACCGAATTAAAAATCCACGAGAAGATCTGCTGACTGTTATTGCAAACGCGACGCTCGATGGGAAGCCGCTCTCTCAGAACTACCTAGACGGGTCATGGCTTCTTATTATTTTCGCGGGCAACGATACGACGAGAAACTCCCTCTCAGGCACCATACGACTCCTAACCGAATTCCAAGAACAAAGACAAATGGTGATCAATGACCGCTCGCTCATTGAGCGCATGTCGCATGAGGCCTTACGAATGACGTCACCGGTCATGCACATGCGCCGGACAGCGACTCAAGACACAGAAATCGCCGGCCAAAAGATCGCCGAAGATGAAAAAGTCATCATGTGGTATGGCGCTGCGAATAGAGATCCCGCTGTTTTCCCCAACCCAGACGTCTTTGACATGACACGCAAAAACGTAGAGAAGCACGTAGCATTCGGTCACGGTGTGCATCGGTGCTTGGGCAATCGCATTGCTCAGATGCAGCTCAATATGGCCTACGAGCGCATTCTTGAGCGCTTCCCCAATATCCATTGGACGGGTAAGCAGAAAATAGAGCCCATCATCCTCGTGCACGCCATATCAAGCCTTAAAGTGAATCTTTATGGCAAGGGCGCCAAACGTCCGACTCAAGTTGCTGTGCCTCGGTGA
- the cysS gene encoding cysteine--tRNA ligase has product MTDLLLTNSAGGDKSVFEPIDPEHIRMYVCGPTVYNLVHIGNARPVVVFDTLFRVLNALYPKVTYARNITDIDDKIIVAARERAIDITTLTQEFTEKFRADMTALNNLTPSMEPQATEHVDAMLDLARRLIEKGHAYVAEGHVLFDVTSMDDYGALSGRQLDDMLAGARVEVASYKRHSGDFVLWKPSSDDEPGWDSDYGRGRPGWHIECSAMIHQHLGDNIDIHGGGRDLIFPHHENERAQSCCGYGGGFVGTWMHNAYVDMDGEKMSKSLGNVKTVRELLEHYAGETLRFALLSAHYRSPLNFSSALLDNAQSTLDSFYLALRNVADIEPTRVATAESPVFKAILDDLNTPAAIAELHRLAKALNKAPESQKAAAKGALLAGGAVLGILGESPDEWLSKGRPDELSAEAIDQLLVERAEAKASRDFSRADAIRDELNSAGIIIEDSATGATWRRG; this is encoded by the coding sequence ATGACTGATTTATTGCTTACTAACAGTGCTGGCGGCGATAAGTCAGTATTTGAGCCCATCGATCCAGAACACATTCGTATGTACGTCTGTGGTCCTACAGTCTATAACCTTGTGCATATTGGCAATGCCCGGCCCGTTGTTGTCTTCGATACCTTGTTTAGGGTGCTTAACGCGCTCTATCCCAAGGTGACCTATGCGCGCAACATTACCGATATTGATGACAAAATTATCGTTGCCGCTAGAGAGCGTGCCATCGACATAACGACACTCACTCAAGAGTTCACGGAAAAATTCCGTGCCGATATGACCGCTTTGAATAACCTAACGCCATCGATGGAGCCTCAGGCGACTGAACATGTGGATGCGATGTTAGATTTGGCTCGGCGTCTGATTGAAAAAGGGCACGCTTATGTTGCCGAAGGGCATGTGCTATTTGATGTGACGTCTATGGACGACTACGGGGCGCTCAGTGGTCGCCAACTCGACGACATGCTGGCGGGCGCTCGGGTAGAGGTCGCTTCCTATAAGAGGCATTCGGGAGACTTTGTACTCTGGAAACCGTCAAGCGACGACGAGCCGGGTTGGGACAGTGACTATGGTCGTGGTCGGCCCGGATGGCACATAGAGTGCTCAGCAATGATTCATCAGCACCTCGGCGATAATATCGATATCCATGGGGGCGGCCGCGACCTCATTTTTCCACACCACGAAAACGAGCGGGCGCAAAGTTGCTGTGGCTACGGGGGCGGATTTGTCGGAACGTGGATGCACAATGCCTATGTCGACATGGACGGAGAAAAAATGTCCAAGTCGCTGGGAAATGTGAAGACAGTCCGTGAATTACTGGAGCATTACGCAGGCGAAACGTTGAGGTTTGCACTATTGTCAGCCCATTACCGATCGCCCCTAAATTTCTCCAGCGCGCTCTTGGATAACGCGCAGTCGACTCTTGATAGTTTTTATTTGGCCCTGCGTAATGTGGCTGACATCGAACCGACAAGGGTTGCAACTGCTGAGTCGCCTGTTTTCAAAGCGATTCTTGACGATTTAAATACGCCCGCCGCGATTGCAGAGCTACATCGGCTGGCCAAAGCGCTAAACAAAGCTCCTGAGTCACAAAAAGCCGCGGCGAAAGGTGCGCTCCTTGCCGGTGGGGCTGTGTTAGGGATTCTGGGAGAGTCTCCGGACGAATGGTTGTCAAAAGGGCGCCCTGACGAGTTGTCCGCTGAGGCGATTGATCAGCTGCTAGTTGAGCGCGCTGAAGCAAAAGCCAGCCGCGATTTTTCAAGGGCTGATGCGATTCGTGACGAGCTCAACTCAGCGGGTATTATTATTGAAGACAGTGCGACGGGCGCAACGTGGCGCAGAGGATGA
- a CDS encoding UDP-2,3-diacylglucosamine diphosphatase → MTTSLFISDLHLSEATPRIEQGLYRFLEQKGGVDRLFLLGDIFEAWIGDDDDSPLAQRFTSAMKRMADRGTRIYFMRGNRDFLVGADYLDKFNAELLSDMAQIVVAGEPTLIMHGDLLCTDDTDYMAFRVVAHDPAWQADMLAKPLEERRELAKQLRTMSKEAASNKAEDIMDVNQAAVERAVTQHSASRLIHGHTHRPRRHLSENFERVVLGDWNETGWYLHEQGDTLELVEFDLKAFAS, encoded by the coding sequence ATGACGACCTCTCTGTTCATCAGCGACCTCCACCTGAGCGAGGCAACACCGCGGATTGAGCAGGGGCTATATCGGTTTCTCGAACAAAAAGGCGGTGTTGATCGCCTTTTTTTATTGGGCGATATTTTCGAGGCGTGGATAGGCGACGATGACGATAGCCCATTAGCGCAGCGCTTTACCTCAGCCATGAAACGAATGGCTGACCGGGGTACTCGCATTTACTTTATGCGCGGCAATAGAGATTTCTTGGTCGGCGCTGACTATCTCGACAAATTCAACGCAGAGCTACTCAGTGATATGGCCCAAATTGTAGTGGCTGGAGAACCCACGCTTATCATGCACGGCGACCTCCTCTGCACTGACGACACCGATTACATGGCGTTTCGCGTCGTAGCGCACGACCCCGCTTGGCAGGCCGATATGCTTGCGAAACCCCTTGAGGAACGACGCGAACTTGCCAAGCAACTTCGTACAATGAGTAAGGAAGCTGCGAGCAACAAGGCCGAGGACATTATGGACGTTAACCAGGCGGCGGTTGAACGTGCAGTGACTCAGCACAGCGCTTCACGGTTGATCCACGGGCATACACACAGACCCCGCAGGCACTTATCTGAAAACTTTGAGCGCGTGGTACTTGGCGACTGGAACGAGACGGGTTGGTATTTGCACGAGCAAGGCGACACCCTTGAACTCGTGGAGTTTGATCTAAAGGCGTTCGCTTCGTAA